The following are encoded in a window of Pyxidicoccus trucidator genomic DNA:
- a CDS encoding DUF6188 family protein, which translates to MSPQARQLERAGKHFRVPVEHCHIVEVLSEGLPRLRFDDPKQSTLDIHGEFHVKVSGVADVFSPREPGALNVLEAFLCVPILSAFASRHGALSVRFEDGRELVVPDGPYENWHFMNDDGLVVHGGVGRLVW; encoded by the coding sequence ATGTCCCCACAAGCCCGTCAGCTCGAACGTGCAGGCAAGCACTTCCGCGTTCCAGTCGAGCACTGCCACATCGTCGAAGTTCTCTCCGAGGGGCTTCCCCGACTCCGGTTCGATGACCCGAAGCAGAGCACCTTGGACATTCACGGAGAGTTTCATGTCAAGGTGTCCGGCGTCGCGGACGTGTTCTCCCCACGAGAGCCTGGCGCCCTCAACGTCCTTGAGGCATTCCTTTGTGTTCCCATCCTCTCAGCCTTCGCCAGCAGGCACGGCGCGCTGAGCGTGCGATTCGAGGATGGGCGTGAACTCGTCGTGCCAGATGGTCCTTACGAGAACTGGCACTTCATGAACGACGATGGCCTCGTCGTTCATGGTGGGGTGGGACGCCTTGTTTGGTAG
- a CDS encoding response regulator transcription factor: MTHAPATIFLVDDDDSMLRGLGRLLKAAGYATRPFASPSKFLAQLPGDTPGCAVLDLRMPGLNGLELQQAMARSDCHLPVIFISGHGDVPASVKAMKSGAVDFLLKPFDEQQLLDAITQALAKDAAARAARAEANSLRTRHAALTPREREVCALVSQGLPNKLIAEQLGTSEKTVKVHRGRVIHKLGVGSVAELVRLVDRLAQD; encoded by the coding sequence ATGACTCACGCCCCCGCCACCATCTTCCTCGTGGACGATGACGACTCCATGCTGCGGGGCCTGGGGCGGCTCCTCAAGGCCGCTGGCTATGCCACCCGGCCCTTCGCCTCGCCCTCGAAGTTCCTCGCACAGCTCCCCGGCGACACGCCGGGTTGCGCCGTGTTGGACCTGCGCATGCCAGGGCTGAACGGGCTGGAGCTGCAGCAGGCCATGGCGCGAAGCGACTGCCACCTGCCTGTCATCTTCATCTCTGGCCACGGGGACGTCCCTGCCAGCGTCAAGGCCATGAAGTCCGGAGCCGTGGACTTCCTCCTGAAGCCCTTTGATGAGCAACAATTGCTCGACGCCATCACCCAAGCCCTGGCGAAGGATGCGGCCGCCCGCGCCGCCCGCGCCGAGGCAAACTCTCTGCGGACCCGTCATGCCGCCCTCACCCCCCGGGAGCGCGAGGTGTGCGCTCTAGTGTCCCAGGGCCTGCCCAACAAGCTCATCGCAGAGCAGCTCGGCACCAGTGAGAAGACCGTCAAAGTGCACCGCGGCCGTGTCATTCACAAGTTGGGAGTGGGCTCGGTCGCGGAGCTGGTACGGCTCGTGGACCGGCTGGCTCAGGACTGA
- a CDS encoding sensor histidine kinase, whose product MSQTALKFLLPCLLLTTTTFAAGSADVVAQEARPAGKSVLLLVPEDTALPAMAMLVSSLRSSLWESWGGPVTVDVESLDLGWASGSEYKRALRSWYRVKYRERRPDALVTFRTDAIRVSLELRQELWPDIPVVALSEEKWLWEQSPRPERVVGQWLHYNMLATAELALQLMPGTRRLALVNGSSSWEQAQQKQFLQELQPLLARRGLELIDLSGLPLAEMLERVGTLPADTAVLTFTFMSDSTGRPFVPREVARMLLAASNRPCFTVHDTVLGMGFVGGVLINYEAVGRQLGMLTARMLRGEQVGFSTPLEPAPVDSVTVDARALQRWGIARDKVPPGVRIAFEEPSFWERYRWYVLGALTIIALQALMTGVLVVERRRRIRAQAELNERHRLEKLSELEARRTLEQLAHVGRVAALGEMAASLAHELNQPLAAILTNAQAARRLLDATPAELGEVREALGDIISDDKRAGEVIRRMRTLLKKGEPQYEFHSLNELVREMARMVVNDMLLRGADLHLVLTPSLPAVRGDGIQLQQVVLNLLVNALDAMADVPAGQRQVWVRTTSTGQEQVELSVQDSGGGIEPSRLPLIFEPFYSTKEQGLGMGLSISRSIVEAHGGQLQAESPPGQGALLRCLLPAATSGLPS is encoded by the coding sequence ATGTCCCAGACTGCGTTGAAGTTCCTGCTGCCGTGCCTGCTGCTCACCACCACCACGTTCGCCGCGGGCTCGGCCGATGTGGTGGCCCAAGAGGCGCGTCCAGCCGGAAAGTCCGTGCTCCTGCTCGTCCCCGAGGACACGGCGCTTCCCGCCATGGCGATGCTCGTCTCCAGTCTCCGCTCCTCCCTGTGGGAGTCCTGGGGCGGCCCGGTCACCGTGGATGTCGAGAGCCTGGATCTGGGCTGGGCCAGCGGGTCTGAATACAAACGAGCACTGCGTTCCTGGTATCGGGTCAAGTACCGCGAGCGTCGGCCGGATGCACTCGTCACCTTCCGCACCGACGCCATCCGCGTGAGCCTGGAGCTGCGCCAGGAGCTGTGGCCGGATATTCCCGTGGTCGCCCTCTCCGAGGAGAAGTGGCTGTGGGAGCAGTCACCTCGCCCGGAGCGAGTGGTGGGCCAGTGGCTGCATTACAACATGCTGGCCACGGCGGAGCTGGCCCTGCAGCTGATGCCCGGCACGCGGAGGCTGGCGCTCGTCAACGGCTCCAGCTCCTGGGAGCAAGCGCAGCAGAAACAGTTCCTGCAAGAGCTGCAGCCCCTGCTGGCGCGGCGGGGGTTGGAGCTCATCGACCTGAGCGGCCTTCCGCTGGCTGAGATGCTCGAGCGCGTGGGGACCCTGCCGGCCGATACCGCCGTGCTCACGTTCACCTTCATGTCTGATTCCACCGGGAGGCCCTTCGTGCCGCGCGAGGTCGCGCGCATGCTGCTGGCCGCCAGCAACCGGCCGTGCTTCACCGTCCACGATACCGTCTTGGGCATGGGCTTCGTCGGCGGAGTGCTCATCAACTATGAGGCCGTCGGCCGACAATTGGGCATGCTCACCGCCCGCATGTTGCGCGGAGAGCAGGTTGGCTTCAGCACGCCCTTGGAGCCGGCGCCCGTGGACAGCGTGACTGTCGACGCCCGCGCGCTGCAGCGCTGGGGCATTGCCCGCGACAAAGTGCCTCCGGGGGTGCGGATCGCCTTCGAAGAGCCGTCCTTCTGGGAGCGCTATCGCTGGTATGTCCTGGGCGCCCTCACCATCATCGCCTTGCAGGCGCTGATGACCGGGGTGCTTGTGGTGGAGCGCCGCCGCCGCATTCGCGCCCAGGCGGAGCTCAACGAGCGCCACCGCTTGGAGAAGCTCTCGGAGCTGGAGGCGCGCCGCACCCTGGAACAGCTGGCCCACGTCGGCCGGGTGGCGGCCCTGGGCGAAATGGCCGCCTCGCTGGCCCACGAGCTCAACCAGCCCCTGGCCGCGATCCTCACCAACGCTCAGGCCGCGCGCCGCCTGCTGGATGCCACCCCAGCGGAGCTGGGCGAGGTGCGAGAAGCCCTCGGGGACATCATCTCCGACGACAAGCGGGCGGGCGAGGTCATCCGCCGCATGCGCACGCTGCTCAAGAAGGGGGAGCCCCAGTATGAGTTCCACTCCCTGAACGAGCTGGTCCGCGAGATGGCACGCATGGTGGTCAATGACATGCTGCTGCGCGGCGCGGACCTGCATCTGGTGCTGACCCCGTCTCTGCCCGCCGTGCGGGGGGATGGCATCCAGCTCCAGCAGGTGGTGCTCAACCTGCTCGTCAATGCCCTGGATGCCATGGCCGATGTCCCCGCGGGCCAGCGCCAGGTCTGGGTGCGCACCACCTCCACGGGCCAGGAGCAGGTGGAGCTGAGCGTGCAGGACTCGGGAGGAGGCATCGAGCCGTCGCGGCTGCCCCTCATCTTCGAGCCCTTCTACTCCACCAAGGAGCAAGGGCTGGGGATGGGGCTGTCCATCAGCCGCTCCATCGTCGAGGCGCACGGCGGCCAGCTCCAAGCCGAGAGCCCCCCTGGGCAAGGGGCTCTGTTACGGTGCCTCCTTCCTGCTGCCACCTCGGGTTTGCCGTCATGA
- a CDS encoding Imm52 family immunity protein gives MNEKYYAGAYWGARRESPEECARRLEILLVSLPAVDSSFARWFRPGKSRKDALTRPIEPMRAELEKLVRRGKDRVFEDLGFRLSAWNGVGDDYDASGFDLTCGGYTDAVNNFCFFQLPGRGPNADRVVTAPVLSGLVKSMAMAWEPDCAVATSSAHRDLVSESPKPGTFVGWVMYLSARRGTVPPLPGPVRIEPIEDKGTLIVLTPERFTAANPEHVALAERVGELLARAGLMQPVTP, from the coding sequence ATGAACGAGAAATATTATGCGGGTGCTTATTGGGGCGCGCGAAGGGAGTCCCCGGAGGAATGCGCCCGGCGCTTGGAGATTCTCCTGGTGAGCCTCCCCGCCGTCGATTCATCCTTTGCTCGATGGTTCCGGCCGGGCAAGTCGCGCAAAGATGCACTGACGCGACCCATCGAGCCTATGCGCGCTGAGTTGGAGAAACTCGTTCGCCGAGGCAAGGACCGCGTATTTGAAGACCTTGGGTTTCGGCTCAGCGCATGGAATGGTGTGGGTGACGACTACGATGCTAGTGGGTTCGACCTTACGTGCGGCGGCTACACAGATGCAGTGAACAACTTTTGTTTTTTCCAACTGCCCGGGCGCGGGCCAAACGCGGACCGGGTCGTGACTGCTCCCGTTCTAAGCGGGCTCGTAAAGAGCATGGCGATGGCTTGGGAGCCGGATTGCGCTGTTGCGACTTCCTCAGCTCATCGGGACTTGGTGTCGGAAAGTCCCAAGCCAGGAACGTTCGTAGGCTGGGTCATGTACCTGTCAGCCCGGCGCGGTACGGTGCCACCGCTCCCCGGTCCCGTGCGCATCGAGCCAATCGAGGACAAGGGGACTCTCATCGTCCTGACCCCCGAGCGCTTCACGGCAGCCAACCCGGAGCATGTGGCGCTAGCCGAGCGCGTGGGTGAGCTGCTGGCCCGGGCCGGACTCATGCAGCCCGTCACGCCCTGA
- a CDS encoding Tox-REase-5 domain-containing protein, giving the protein MSPRARRYQEQITGHSADAAYWVGGVGKNSGGVKFDGFKDGVLLEAKGQGYANKFLDDLTPKIWFEKSGAKALIEQAQRQIRAAKHTGAKIRWHVAESKTAEAIKELFKGRGILEIDVVFTPPLP; this is encoded by the coding sequence ATGTCCCCGCGTGCGCGTCGCTACCAGGAACAGATCACAGGACACTCAGCGGACGCTGCATACTGGGTCGGCGGTGTGGGCAAGAACAGCGGAGGCGTGAAGTTCGACGGGTTCAAGGACGGCGTGCTACTGGAAGCCAAGGGGCAGGGCTATGCCAACAAGTTCCTGGACGACCTCACGCCCAAAATCTGGTTCGAGAAGTCGGGGGCAAAGGCCCTCATTGAACAAGCGCAGAGACAGATCAGGGCCGCCAAGCACACGGGCGCAAAAATCCGGTGGCATGTAGCCGAGAGCAAGACGGCGGAGGCGATCAAGGAGTTGTTCAAGGGAAGAGGCATCCTTGAGATTGACGTCGTATTCACCCCTCCGCTGCCGTAA
- a CDS encoding ATP-dependent RecD-like DNA helicase, producing MSASRPPPVYAADAGGALPAARDGAPGPREANAPSRPTTTLEGSLERITFTNEEAAWSVVRVVVHGRKDPITAVGNLLGAQPGESLRLTGWWVQDRKYGEQFRVDSFATVKPATLVGIEKYLGSGLVKGVGPAMAKRLVAHFGLETLEVIDSKPERLAEVKGFGEKRRKLLCETWAEQRDIRQVMVFLQSHEVPASFAVKVYKQYGAQSIEVVQNNPYRLAIDVYGIGFRTADRIAQSLGVPSHSPKRAEAGVLQVLREFSEDGHLYAPRDKLTARTVEMLEVTPELVEAAITRLAAAEYLAVEGASALAQPRPEDACEAVYLKALHVSEVGVANLLKALAAWPGRPLEVDVERAMAWFEGRQGISLAPEQKEAVRQAMVAKVLVITGGPGTGKTTLVNAILSILEKKGRKLLLSAPTGRAAKRMGEATGREAETIHRLLEYNPRTHGFLRDRNNPLDADMLVLDEVSMVDTVLMLNVLKALPPHCQLLLVGDVDQLPSVGPGSVLQDIIASGHVPVVRLKHIFRQAQASLIITNAHRINQGELPQVPPADALADFYFVEKEEPEAILAALKTLVKERIPRRFGFHPVDEVQVLVPMNRGLIGTSNLNAVLQEHLNPSGEDLARGSRTFRVGDKVMQVRNNYELGVFNGDIGRVEAIDKEEQSLVVLYDGRPVAYSWSDLDELVLAYATSVHKSQGSEYPCVVLPLHTQHYMLLQRNLLYTGVTRGKKLVVLVGSKKALGLAVRNGDTQKRFTRLAARLRD from the coding sequence ATGTCCGCCTCCCGTCCTCCCCCGGTCTACGCCGCCGATGCTGGTGGCGCCCTTCCCGCCGCGCGGGACGGGGCTCCGGGGCCTCGCGAGGCCAACGCCCCTTCGCGTCCTACCACCACCCTGGAGGGGAGCCTCGAGCGCATCACCTTCACCAACGAGGAGGCCGCCTGGAGCGTGGTGCGCGTGGTGGTCCACGGCCGAAAGGACCCCATCACCGCGGTGGGCAATCTCCTCGGCGCCCAGCCGGGCGAGTCCCTGCGCCTCACCGGCTGGTGGGTGCAGGACCGGAAGTACGGAGAGCAGTTCCGCGTCGACTCCTTCGCGACGGTGAAGCCGGCGACGCTGGTGGGCATCGAGAAGTACCTTGGCAGCGGGCTGGTGAAGGGCGTGGGCCCGGCGATGGCCAAACGCCTGGTGGCGCACTTCGGCCTGGAGACGCTGGAAGTCATCGACTCGAAGCCCGAGCGGCTGGCGGAGGTGAAGGGCTTCGGGGAGAAGCGCCGCAAGCTCCTGTGCGAGACGTGGGCCGAGCAGCGAGACATCCGTCAGGTGATGGTCTTCCTGCAGTCCCACGAGGTGCCGGCCAGCTTCGCGGTGAAGGTCTACAAGCAGTACGGCGCCCAATCCATCGAGGTGGTGCAGAACAACCCGTACCGGCTCGCCATCGATGTGTATGGCATCGGCTTTCGCACCGCCGACCGCATCGCCCAGTCGCTCGGCGTGCCCTCCCACTCGCCCAAGCGCGCCGAGGCGGGGGTGTTGCAGGTGCTCCGCGAGTTCTCCGAGGACGGCCACCTCTACGCGCCGCGCGACAAGCTCACCGCGCGGACGGTGGAGATGCTGGAGGTGACGCCCGAACTCGTGGAGGCGGCCATCACCCGGCTCGCCGCCGCCGAGTACCTCGCCGTGGAGGGGGCCAGCGCCCTCGCCCAGCCCCGCCCCGAGGACGCCTGCGAGGCGGTGTACCTGAAGGCCCTGCATGTCTCGGAGGTGGGCGTCGCCAACCTCCTCAAGGCGCTCGCCGCCTGGCCCGGACGGCCCCTGGAAGTGGACGTCGAGCGGGCCATGGCCTGGTTCGAGGGCCGCCAGGGCATCTCGCTCGCCCCCGAGCAGAAGGAGGCGGTGCGCCAGGCGATGGTGGCCAAGGTGCTGGTCATCACCGGCGGTCCGGGCACCGGGAAGACGACGCTGGTCAATGCCATCCTCTCCATCCTGGAGAAGAAGGGCCGCAAGCTCCTGCTCTCGGCGCCCACCGGGCGTGCGGCCAAGCGGATGGGGGAGGCGACAGGGCGCGAGGCGGAGACCATCCACCGGCTGCTCGAGTACAACCCCCGCACCCACGGCTTCCTGAGAGACCGCAACAACCCGCTCGACGCGGACATGCTGGTGCTCGACGAGGTGTCCATGGTGGACACCGTGCTGATGCTCAATGTGCTCAAGGCGCTGCCGCCCCACTGCCAGCTGCTGCTCGTAGGGGACGTGGACCAGCTGCCGAGCGTGGGGCCGGGCAGCGTGCTCCAGGACATCATCGCCTCCGGACACGTGCCGGTGGTGCGGCTGAAGCACATCTTCCGCCAGGCGCAGGCGAGCCTCATCATCACCAACGCCCACCGCATCAACCAGGGAGAGCTGCCCCAGGTGCCCCCGGCGGACGCGCTGGCCGACTTCTACTTCGTGGAGAAGGAGGAGCCCGAGGCCATCCTCGCGGCCCTGAAGACGCTGGTGAAGGAGCGGATTCCCCGCCGCTTCGGGTTCCACCCGGTGGACGAGGTGCAGGTGCTCGTCCCGATGAACCGGGGCCTCATCGGTACCTCGAACCTCAACGCCGTGCTGCAGGAGCACCTGAATCCCTCGGGAGAGGATCTTGCCCGCGGCAGCCGTACGTTCCGGGTGGGCGACAAGGTGATGCAGGTGCGCAACAACTACGAGCTCGGCGTCTTCAACGGGGACATCGGACGGGTGGAGGCCATCGACAAGGAGGAGCAGTCGCTGGTGGTGCTCTACGACGGACGGCCGGTGGCGTACTCCTGGTCGGACCTGGACGAGCTGGTGCTGGCCTACGCCACGAGCGTGCACAAGTCGCAGGGCAGCGAGTACCCGTGCGTGGTGCTGCCCCTGCACACGCAGCACTACATGCTCCTGCAGCGCAACCTGCTCTACACCGGCGTGACGCGCGGGAAGAAGCTGGTGGTGCTGGTGGGAAGCAAGAAGGCGCTGGGGCTCGCGGTGCGCAACGGGGACACCCAGAAGCGCTTCACGCGGCTCGCCGCGCGGCTGAGGGACTGA